A region of the Electrophorus electricus isolate fEleEle1 chromosome 7, fEleEle1.pri, whole genome shotgun sequence genome:
ctgacTGAACTGTCCTCAACGGACTAAACTGAGTATAGACTAAAGCAGAGGCCCCTAATATAATTCCAATAAAGACCACAATTGAGATAACTTATCAAGTTCTGTGGAACACCGCCCATCCCCAGGGACTGGACTGGGCTCTTCAGGACTAGATTAAGAAGCTATAGTCATACCAGTTCTTGTAGTCGCAGAAGACCGGGCAGCAGGTTGGCTTCCATATTTCGGAGCAGCTCTGCTCTTTCCAGAACCTaccaaaacacagcactgtatttatatacagtcCATATTTCTTATCTGTTGGTAGTACAGTGAAAGCTTCTGCTCTGCAGGTAGCACAGCCATTTAAACAATAGACATGCACTTGTGGGAAAAACAAGCATAAAAATTTAAAGGTCAAGCTTATGGTTACAGTTGATTTATAATGAGAACCTGGAATTTTTATTATGAGGTCTACAGGGacttaaacatttatattcCAACTCTGCAATGTTCAAATGTGCTCTTTTTCTAACTGTGCTCCCTGAGAGCAGACATGCATTCATTTAGGCTAAAGTCTTTGCATCATGGTCACCTGAACATATATGAACACCTGGTCCCCAGGACACCCATATAAAGAAACCATATTATAACTGCTGATGTATATTTTTTACTTGCTCTGTTCCTTCCCTTTTGCTTTGAGGCATAAGGTCCTCATTCTTAGTTGAGCCACTCTGTGATTCAACATGTACCTCTGCATGTGCCTGAATAAAATACACCTGCTTTAAATATCTTCATACCTGGATGCACATTTTTCTTCCAAAGTAATTGCAGAGATGCTGCAATGACATGTAGCAACCAATAGTGCCGTGATTCATCCACAGAGTTATACAGTGTGCTAAACCAGTCCACAGGATGGCAACAGCAGTGAAAAAGGTAAGAAGAGCTGATAAACACTCACAATATAGCGGGTCTGATCGGCAGGTTCCTGGGCACACATTTGCCTGTACACCCGCACAAAGTCAGAGAAGGAGGCACATCGTGGAAGGAGAGCGGCAGCCTCCGGGCCAAACAAGGCCATCAACACCTGCTCAAAGAGCAGACCTCTCGAGAAACACTCCACACAGCTCATGGCCGCGTGAGGGAGCTACGGAAACAGCCACAGAAACAGTAGTTTAGCatttcagctgttttttttttaagtgtgagTTTTCCCATTATCAAATGACAGGCTCTGATTTGTAATGAGTCTTGTATGAGGCCTACCTCCAGTTCTGTTAGTAATGCAAGCACCACATGACTCTTCCCTGTGGCTCTGTGGCCGTAGATGAAGACTGATGGATAGCTGTACTGCTGAGGCTgtcagaggaggaagagagagcacaAAGCAAGGCTAGCAATGCAAGATTCCAAGAGGAACATCAGCTGGATACAATCTTACAGCAGGACTTACTTTCCCTGCTACTAACAGGTTTTACAATGGGACAATTAATAATCTTTAGTTGCAAGTGTCTATTGTCAGCAACTGCTATGGTCATTTGATTTTTTGAAGTCGTTAACGTTTGTCATAAATTATATACAGACATTGGCTTTTAAACGTTTCTAGAACCAATGCTGGTTCAGAcctaaaagctttttttaagcATGTTTGACTTCATTACTAAGATTTCAGAGAGCACAGGAGGTTAGAGCCCTGCCGTTTGGTTTGGGTGCGCGTGTCCCTCTCACCTCGCCCATTAAGGCCAGCAACGTGCTGGCCTGTACCTCCCTACACTGGAGGCTTTCCGCCAAACAGCGGAGTTTTGCTTCAGGGTAGCCGGGGCACTGCAGAACGGCCGGCATCCTCCGAGTTGAAAGTGAAGAAAACTTTAAACCACTTAAATCTCAAACGCGTATTAATTGCGCAATACTACGTTCTAACAGCTAGCTAGGGAACTATCTGAAAGCCACGACGAAGTAACCCAGCTAGTTAAATAGCCTAGCTAATAACACAGCTGGGTGAACAAGACAGCTTGCTGGCCAAGTTATAAGCTAGCTGTGGTAACGTAAAACAACTATCTATTGGCTCAAAATATCGTTGTAAACAGTTTAGAAGCAACAATAACTATGAACCATACACTAATGTGGTGTTTCCCTGTGTTTAAAACATCGAAACTAACTTGTCCGGTAACAGACTCTCCAGCTTCACTATAGCTTCGCGCCGGTGCTAATGACGTCACATGCTGAGGACGTCACGTCCGGCATGTGGGACTTGTAGttctttgtaaatgtaattctttGTAAATGCAGTTCTCTCTAAATGGAACGTATGCTCTGCGTAGGGTTATCAGCTGGGCTGACCACATTTTAAAGCTCGTATGAATATTAAACTAATAAGTGTCATGAAGTGAAAAGTTATGTCCTAAATCATTCAGATGCCTCGCCGATGAcctcataaaaataattttacaatgaTCGCTAATAGCCTATACATAAAAGCTTCTCTAAACACCtgatataaatatgaaataaaaagaaaattatatatatgcaTAATGAACCAAGAATATATTATAGGCATCTTTTACGCTGGGAACGCTGGAGACTTTCTGAAATTTCTAATTTTGTCCCATAACTTTTAGAAAGTGTACCCTGAAACCAGTTTACCAGTTTCCTCTATAACTGGTCttgactttatttattaaataacaattCAAATATGCCTGTTTtagcaataaaaaacaaacttatTATGTTTGTGCTTATATTTTCTCACAAGTTGCCGAAATAGTTTTTTTGTAAAACGGCAAGCAATTGTACTATAATGTACTATAATTAACTATAATGTCGATACTTCCTGTATTATTCAAAGCCGATGGGCTTGACAAACGCGACCATAAGACCTGTCGTgaatctctttctttcacttccCAGTGAAACCACTTTATTTCCTAAAGATGTCTTAAAGGCAGCGAAAATCCGAGGAGCCGCTGAAATGAACGCGTCACCTGTCCCAGTCATGaccccagcacttttcaaagcgAAGTTACGCCCTTCAATGCGGTCATCATGTGTTCAcaagaaatgcatttttaagtAGTTTACAATTCTGACTAGATTAATTACACCCCAtctaagaaaaaaattaaatcaaaccCGGACCGAGAAAAGTAAATGCCATTTTTAATAGCTTTTCCGTAGTGAGCGCTGTTGAGCTACAGGCGCTGTAACGTTTATGTGTGGGACATAAATTCACTCGGGCGACGTCGGCCAAGAAAGGCGGGCGGCTTTATTTGGGATTTGAACACGGGCGGCATTCCGCCTATACTGAACCGTACCGGAATGTCTGATTGGAAATAAGCCAAGTTACAATGTTGGCTGGGCTCGTCTCATCTTTCTTGCAGAGCCGATCAACATGGTAGCCCAGCGTCCCCGTAGCGCAGCGCGGCCAGCCGTAGGCGCAGGCTTGGTGACATGGTGAGCCACCTCCGTGATAGACCTGACACGACACGGACACGCACCACATGATGCAGGCAGTGTGTCGTCAGCTCGCCGGTCTCAACTACGACGCCGAGTGCATATGTCATTCACGCATGGAAAATCAGCGCTGAAAAATAAGCTTCCTGGAAGCCACCACTTGGCACACTTAAGGTATATTAGTATTCCGTTCGTCTCCTAAAGCGCCCAAGGATGCACAACTGATCAGTGTATACTACGACACGTTATTTCATTTATCTGAACAGTACGTTGACATTTAAGACAAACAACTTATTCACTGATTGAAATGGTAATCTCAGAATTGAATGAGTTGAAATTCAgcgattttgtttttttcattttgccgACACTAGGCGCAATAACCAGCGATAGTTACTACCGTTTGGTTTGTGCGATTTAGAGTCCTGTCCGTAGGACGCAGACTTAAACAGGATATGTGTAAAGGAGGACCAAGGACTGAAGCTTATTGAAATCAGAGCGTTAGGTCACGGAGACCTAACACACACCGAATAAATCACAGAGACAACTTGACAATAAAAGAAGTCAGTCTGGGAACATCTGGGAACCGTTCTGGGAACCCGCAGCTTCGAGTCCGCCGCTGCAGGAAACATCCAAAGAGGCTCGCACTTAGCCTATGGTCCCCGGCACTCCTGCAGCGATGCTGCCAGCATCCGAGGCAGCCAAAATCTACCAGACAAATTATGTCAGGAACTCTCGAGCCATCGGTGTTCTTTGGGCGATTTTCACTATCCTGTTTGCCATCGTCAACGTGGTTTGTTTCATCCAGCCGTACTGGATCGGAGACGGGGTAGACACGCCGCAGGCCGGCTACTTCGGCCTCTTCCACTACTGCATCGGTAACGGGCTGTCCCGCGAGCTCAAGTGCCAAGGGAGCTTCACCGACTTCGGCTCCATCCCGTCGGGCGCTTTCAAGGCTGCGTCCTTCTTCATCGGCATGTCAATGGCGTTGGTTCTCACTTGCATCGGCTGTTTCGCCCTCTTCTTCTTTTGCAGTACGGCCACGGTTTACAAGACCTGCGGGTGGATGCAGC
Encoded here:
- the lhfpl3 gene encoding LHFPL tetraspan subfamily member 3 protein, giving the protein MVPGTPAAMLPASEAAKIYQTNYVRNSRAIGVLWAIFTILFAIVNVVCFIQPYWIGDGVDTPQAGYFGLFHYCIGNGLSRELKCQGSFTDFGSIPSGAFKAASFFIGMSMALVLTCIGCFALFFFCSTATVYKTCGWMQLAAGTSLVLGCLIYPDGWDADEVKRMCGEQTDKYTIGACSVRWAYILAIMGIMDALILSFLAFVLGNRQDGLVGEELLGDKSGHA